The genomic DNA tccactgttatccaggaattttattattatttgcgccccagtatataatcatcttaaagatgtataATCAGGAATAAAATAGGTTAGAAGTGACTTAAAAAAATGGTGGAACAGGTGATGAAActgggttttaaaaaccacagaaattggttaaaagtggccaaaaaattggtaaaaagtgtcaatattggaacaattagttttaaCTGACAAACATTGGGGATGTCAAatcctgaatgtggttaaattgacaaaaataagcatgaaatatggtgaaagggGGTTAAAAGATGATGATGAGTCAACATATAAcaataggtgggaaaagtggtgggaagTGTTTACACGTGCcgaaaatgtcataaaagtggaaaaaatgtgcagaaatggcattgaaatttgatagagaagtggcagaaatgggagtaatgtagtaaaattgcattaaaaggagccaaaaagtgattaaaaaaataggttagaatatggcaagttgtagttgcagaaacatgataaaaataagcaaaaatgagcttaaattgttaaaaatatattcttagtttcttgaaggcatctggtgaccccctcccagtgtctcgcgacccttAATTGGTGTCCTGACCCCAAGTTTGGGAACACCTGCTGTAGTCtgttttggcccccgggccttgagtttgacaaacaTGTCCTAGAAGGTTAACGCTAAACATAATCAATTTCAGAAACGTTTCTATTGCAGTGTATGTTTGCAGGTACAGGAAATTTGGTTTAGAATTTTGGTGGATATAAATATCACCCATCTCTACATCTTTAACTACTTTAACTGCTTAATACTTGAATAAATAGATTAATGTCCCAAAGAGattttttcagcatttttcaTGTCACGTCATAAGTTTACTATTGTTGGCATTTTCGGCATTGCGAAGCACAGGTCAAACTCAAGGTTCAcaggccaaatttggcccttcaAAGCATCAAAACTGGCCCCAGGTAGGAATTTGAAGTAGGAGTATGAAAAACATTGATGTGTTAaatttttttacagtttgaCTGAATGGTTTGCTGATTCTCtataaatgatacatttgtGCACAATATTGTTAAAAATCCAGTGTAATCCGTCCTCGTCTCTCCTCAGCTGTGTTTAGGTGCCCTCTACCAGCCCCTCTCTGGATGCATCGGACTCCTCTGCCCCGGGGCCCTGGACCCGGTGTGtgacccccccaccaccccccctTTCCCTGTCCTCTCCTTCTTCTACCTCGCTTCCCAACGGCACCCGTCCACCTGTCTCCGCCCGCGCTCCACCCCTGGGCCCCCTGCCTCTCCACCAGCAGGTGGAGGCAGGGGGCCATGGCGCCATGGTAGCCTACGGCGGACCCAACGCCCTCGCCATGAGCTCTGTGACCCTGCCAGACGACCAGGTTCAGGGGGCGAACTTTACCCCGCATCACTACAAGCCGTTCAGCTCGCACCAACACTACCAGCAGGTCAGTCTGTACGTGGGAGAAGAACTGCGTATCACATGGTGGTGGAACTAGGGCTGGCCGATTTGGACCAAAAcccatatctcgatattttgtcTCAATGAAATTttatcagaaagacaattctgggttaaatttgctgatgcaaaatgtcacaatgccacatttactaacaaaaagggcacaatatgtgccacttttggcttatTCTCCTATTagagacagcacatgtgagtgaattctgtagcgtggcttgtttaggggaaggtctgggttagcaCACACTCAAAAATAAAGCTAACCCtgttttttatgctgttctgagaagtagtggaagcagcgactcctaaaacaagtatttttgatagactttttgacctaaagagttgacccatatgagttattttaaatgattcctcaggccaatatacagtgcttgacagtatcaatgctgcgagcggggcttccctcttgaaataccgactatgtaagtttggaagagacggaccgtctttagccaggtcatgtgacctggagaatgcctagagaacgtatcactttacggcagtcatgtgaccacaggcttggatatactcattgggctaaaAGGCTTTAGCAAGTATTTTTCTGcctgttcgactcctggtcatggctgAGGCaagtaaaaagtttaaaactgcttcttaggaggctaaaaagacgccGCCGAGACACCGCCCCCTCCGCAGACCTGCCTCCCGCCTGGCACCAGACACCGCCCCGACCCTGGCTGATGACagcggcgaggccagggagtaggggggagCACTACTGACGCGGCAAGGAGGGCCAAGCGCTGGGCCTCCGGCGGCGGGGAGAGGCGGAGGGCGGCGGCAGCGGCTCCTCCTCCAGCCTCGGCGTaagcccagccccgctttgcGCCGCAGCCCTTAGAGTCAATCCTTATCCCATAGTTCCAGGCCCACTATTGTCtccatacacaatcaaaagacaaagggaggctggcccgactgactgtttgttgatttttgtgacagtgctgcggtgcttgtggccactaggggcgcttgacgtgaaggttacaggtctagcgcccctagtggccaaaaagTACACACTGTGCCTTTAACACTTAAATCAATTTTACAAAGCACAACTTTTCAGTATTCACCCCATGATGATGTTAAAGttgataaatgtattttcagctgtatcaccCATATAATCAATAACAAGGATaaactatactatatactatactatacttatcaattataattaaggTGTTGTTTTAATCTAAGACAGTGtctttcaaccttggggtcgtgaccccatgtgaggtcacctggaatgtctagtaaatggtcaaagaaaacattactgatgaaaaataatattttaaaatgcctactctgtatttgtaacgcgctttaataaacatgatcaataactaattatagaagaaaaaaaagaggaaaaaaaagtcaaaatgggCTCatgacccgaaaaaggttgggaaccactgatttagtaTAATGCATTATATTGTCTCAGAGTAATGGGAATATATGAAAAAAACTtggttattattaaaaatatgtatgactaaaacattgtttttgaaCACAAAATACTGTCATCATGGGGTAAATACTAATATTAAATGATATATTAATGATGACATAAAACTCAAGAGGGcgggaaaggaaaaaaacaaaattagtgAGAACAAAACAAGGAAGTTAGAGAAAAATGTTTCTTGGAAGGTTGAGACAGATTGTTCTGTTGGTGAACAAAGGAGTAGAACatgatttttattgtaaaaacagAAGGTGTCATTAACAAAAAGTCTATAGTGTTACATGTTATAATGATAAAACCCAATGGATGTTGTTGTAGATGCACATTATAgttatgattttataaaaaaaaaaacgtatctTCTTCTGACTTTATGTTTTGGTCCTCCCTGTTGTAgcctgctgctgtttttttggCCTCTGTGTGAAGTTCACTTTGAGTCAATGAGTAATAACAAAAGTTCCTTTAAAAATATTACCAGTTGGATTTTAGGTGGGGGAGGAAAAGCAATTCCAACATTATTGTGCACTAATTTACACTTCCATATACTATATAAATGCAATAACCatacaatatccaagcaataaatgacagatatgtCAATGCAGGATTTTAACTTCAAAATTTTATGATTGTGTGTAATTTTTAGGGGATTGTTTGGGGAAAACATGCTGGATTTTAGAAAGGTTGTTtaaagaaattggttaaaagttgcacattagagtggccaaaaaaaatgtggtaaaaaatctttaaagtgtcaatattggaacaattagtaggtacaattagtttaaacctgcaaataatgggcataacaaGTTGTGAATGgggttaaaatgacaaaaaataagcgtggaatatggtgaaaagaggttaaaagtgacaatattgggtcaacataagacattaggtgggaaataatttggaaatggtttataagtgccaaaaatgtgcagaaaaggcattgaaatttgatggagtaGTGGcggaaataggagtaatgttgccaaaatgcattaaaaggagcaaaaatatgacaagaaaaagtgatgaaaataggttaaaatatgacaagtttggtgtagttgcagaaaaagggtaaaaaaataagcaaaatgggctgaaattgttaaaaaaaaatattttctcagtttcttgaaggcatcggCGACCCCCCCCTCCTGGTGTCTCGCAACCCCCGGGCCATGTGTTTGACACATATGTCCTAGAAGCGTATGGGTAAACAGGATCAGTATCCGAAaagtttttattgccatttgtgTTTGCAGGTACAGGAGTGTTTTAGTGGGATGATAGGtagacaaatatttaaaaaaacatttgttttctgtAACGATCCACGGTGGGTTAACAGTAGCTCTTCTCCCTGTCAGGTGATGCGTGCGCTGCATAAGCTACAGGAGAGCGGGTTCTACTGGGGGGCCATTAGCGGCCGGGAGGCCAGCTCCCTGCTCCGTTCTCAACCTCCGGGAACTTTCCTGATCCGGGACTCCTCGGACCACCACCACTTCTTCACCCTGTCGGTCCAGACGGTTAGGGGAACCAAGAACCTGCGCATCCACAGCGAGGTCACCGGGTTCTTCCTGCAGCCGGACCCACAGAACACCACGGAGCCACTGCAATTCAATTGTGTGCTGAAACTCATAGCGTACTACATGGGCAAGGGGCCGGACTCTGTGAGGACTAGAGAAGGAGCGAGTGGGGGGAATTCAGCGGAAGTTAAAGTGAAGGCTGGGAGTGTTTATCTGATCCACACGGGTGGAGAGAGGATCCCCCTGGAGCTGCAGAGGCCTCTCTCCTCCTCCCTTTCGTCCTTGCAGCACATGTGCAGGAGGACTCTGAACAGTGGAGGCCTGGTGGAATCGGAGCAGACTGAGCAGTTACCGCTCACGCTCAGAGACTTCCTGGAAGAGTACGACGCTCCGATATGACTGACGCGGTTTCTTCTGTGAGCGACACACGACTGGAAAAAAGCGGCACGAAGAACTCGGAGAATCCAGGATGAGGATTCTCCATCCTCCATCCTTCCCCCTGTGGAAAGTGACCACTAGCTTGATGAAgccagaggtcaaaggtcaacaatTCCATTGACTGACTCTGAGGCAGAAGGAGAATGCCCCGTAGAAAAATCCGCCCCCAATCCGTTTCATATAAACGCTACCAGAAATCCTGGTGAGATGTAATGTGCTCTATCAGCTTGATATTTATGACACTTAGTTGGGATCACCCGATGAAGAAAACATGacaaagggcaaaaaaaaaacaaaaggttgaCCGACAGTGAGAGAAGGAGGAGTTACAGCGGGAAGTCAAAGTGCGAATGAAGGGCCCGGCACTGAAACCTCtatttgtctttgtgtgtgtgtgtgcgtgcgtgtgttgtggtgacacacacacatctccatttgctGCTTCCCGCAAATGTTGCCTGTTTGAGTGGGAGCAGGGTGGctacgcgcgcacacacacacacacgcacacacacacagacacacacacacttgaaggTACAGGCCTACATAAAGGTTTGTAAGCCTGCGACTAAAACCTGATTACGAAGCATTATCCATACGTCCCATTTGCGTCTTCTCCGACAACCTGTGTTGGTTGTT from Gouania willdenowi chromosome 19, fGouWil2.1, whole genome shotgun sequence includes the following:
- the socs3b gene encoding suppressor of cytokine signaling 3b encodes the protein MVAYGGPNALAMSSVTLPDDQVQGANFTPHHYKPFSSHQHYQQVMRALHKLQESGFYWGAISGREASSLLRSQPPGTFLIRDSSDHHHFFTLSVQTVRGTKNLRIHSEVTGFFLQPDPQNTTEPLQFNCVLKLIAYYMGKGPDSVRTREGASGGNSAEVKVKAGSVYLIHTGGERIPLELQRPLSSSLSSLQHMCRRTLNSGGLVESEQTEQLPLTLRDFLEEYDAPI